Proteins from a genomic interval of Heterodontus francisci isolate sHetFra1 chromosome 31, sHetFra1.hap1, whole genome shotgun sequence:
- the LOC137346978 gene encoding amine sulfotransferase-like: MDNNEENKQTFEYFQHNGIPFVSGIHSIEHLEWLKDFKMDPDIPLIVTYPKSGTNWMQQIASLIMNCDHIASLKEQVLCQRAPWMEYTRFKPDITKYMMLTTHLNYHMVPNDVKNKMIKIIYVVRNPKDVIVSSYYFHQCTHFLKVPKDFQDFLKQFVEGNVFYGSWFDHIREWYNHKDELNILIVMYEDMQKDLRSVIEKIASFLNKELDGETLELILDQCTFKYMKENPETNYQMSTGLFKNVSDPLFRKGVAGDWKNHFLVAQSEWFDSIYQERMADFPLKFESDIVTNKQ; this comes from the exons ATGGACAACAATGAAGAAAACAAGCAAACGTTTGAGTATTTTCAACACAATGGCATCCCATTTGTTTCAGGGATACATTCAATTGAACACCTTGAATGGCTGAAAGATTTTAAAATGGATCCAGATATTCCACTCATTGTCACTTACCCCAAATCTG GAACTAATTGGATGCAGCAGATTGCAAGTCTGATTATGAACTGTGACCACATTGCTTCATTAAAAGAACAAGTTCTCTGTCAAAGAGCCCCATGGATGGAGTATACTAGATTTAAGCCAGATATCACTAAATATATGATGCTGACAACACACTTAAACTACCACATGGTTCCAAATGATGTGAAAAACAAAATGATCAAG ATCATTTATGTTGTCAGAAATCCCAAGGATGTGATTGTGTCATCATATTACTTTCACCAATGCACTCATTTCTTGAAGGTGCCAAAGGATTTTCAGGACTTCCTGAAGCAATTTGTTGAAGGAAatg TGTTTTATGGATCTTGGTTTGACCACATTAGAGAATGGTATAACCATAAAGATGAACTCAACATCTTGATTGTGATGTATGAAGATATGCAGAAA GATctcaggagtgtgatcgaaaaaATTGCGTCTTTTCTTAATAAAGAGTTGGACGGAGAAACCTTGGAGTTAATTTTGGATCAATGCACTTTTAAGTATATGAAAGAAAACCCTGAAACAAACTACCAAATGTCAACAGGGCTGTTCAAAAATGTTAGTGATCCTCTTTTTAGAAAAG GAGTGGCTGGAGACTGGAAGAATCACTTCCTGGTGGCTCAGAGTGAGTGGTTTGATTCCATCTACCAggagaggatggcagatttccctttGAAGTTTGAATCCGATATTGTTACCAATAAGCAGTGA